In the Bacillus shivajii genome, one interval contains:
- a CDS encoding EYxxD motif small membrane protein, whose product MIEYGIDTLFVFLLVFGSIIAAMFFWVRLSKKKKMDRE is encoded by the coding sequence TTGATTGAGTATGGGATCGATACATTATTTGTCTTTTTATTGGTCTTCGGAAGTATTATCGCCGCCATGTTTTTTTGGGTGAGACTATCAAAAAAGAAAAAAATGGACCGTGAGTAA
- a CDS encoding YgaP family membrane protein: MVKPNIGIINAIVRITFGFTLFAWALSKMMRRSSRTEPMPLFTVAMASMKIAEGITRFCPLTYLFEENMRHEHHDHYEIEDDFEISPVNPS; the protein is encoded by the coding sequence ATGGTTAAACCAAACATCGGTATTATTAACGCGATCGTTCGTATTACATTCGGGTTCACATTATTTGCTTGGGCATTATCAAAAATGATGAGACGCTCTTCCCGAACAGAACCAATGCCGTTATTTACTGTGGCGATGGCATCGATGAAAATCGCTGAAGGAATTACACGTTTCTGTCCACTGACATACTTATTTGAGGAAAACATGAGACATGAGCACCATGATCATTACGAAATTGAAGATGATTTTGAGATTTCTCCTGTAAATCCTTCGTAA
- a CDS encoding adenine deaminase C-terminal domain-containing protein, with the protein MVKGFSHYWTKRQIRKQLDVIRGHRAPTLVIEDATWLNSVRKCWVQGNIWIYHDRIVYTGEKMPANLNGTTLYSAKGKYIVPGYIEHHAHPFQLYHPLTLAQYASERGTTTLINDNMLLFLHLEKKKALTLLDDLQKTPAAMLWWARYDCQTELVNEDDVFSFSNMRDWLDHPYVVQGGELTDWPSVLQGDDIMLHWLLETKDVRKPIEGHFPGAGENTLTQMALIGVDGDHESMTGDDVINRLDMGMTASLRYSSIRPDLPNILKQLHDQGFTNYDRLLMTTDGSPPRFLKDGMMNQLITLAVEQGVPFEEAVGMCTYNVAQHYHMDDVLGIIAPGRLANLNFLSSKEEPLPTDVLSKGEWVRKNNQPMFPNHSFEWGDYGFTPLKINWQLTEDDFHFSTPIGLEMVNDVIMKPYQVTQDLTQENLDPNRDECFFMLIDRHGKWTVSTVIKGFVDDIYGFGSTYSNSGDIILIGKSKRGILAAFNALKKQNGGIVLLEKEGVVSNISLDLSGVMSTKNMEQLIDEETHLVNELKKRGYKYTDPIYTLLFFSATHLPYVRITQKGIFDVKKKKVLFPSIMR; encoded by the coding sequence ATGGTCAAAGGTTTTTCTCACTATTGGACAAAAAGACAAATACGTAAACAACTAGATGTAATCCGTGGGCATCGTGCACCAACGCTTGTTATTGAAGATGCTACGTGGTTAAATAGTGTGCGTAAGTGCTGGGTTCAAGGGAATATATGGATTTACCATGATCGTATCGTCTATACTGGAGAAAAAATGCCAGCCAATCTTAATGGAACAACGTTGTATAGTGCAAAAGGCAAATACATTGTACCTGGTTACATTGAACATCACGCTCACCCATTTCAGTTATATCATCCCCTTACACTCGCGCAATATGCATCTGAACGAGGTACAACAACTTTAATCAATGATAATATGTTGTTGTTTTTACATTTGGAAAAAAAGAAAGCGCTTACTTTATTAGATGACCTTCAAAAAACACCAGCTGCAATGCTTTGGTGGGCACGGTATGATTGTCAGACTGAATTGGTGAATGAGGACGATGTTTTTTCCTTTTCAAATATGAGAGATTGGCTTGACCACCCATATGTAGTGCAAGGCGGGGAGTTAACCGATTGGCCGAGTGTTTTACAAGGTGACGACATTATGTTGCATTGGCTTCTTGAAACGAAGGATGTCCGTAAACCGATCGAAGGGCACTTTCCAGGAGCGGGTGAAAATACATTAACTCAAATGGCACTTATTGGTGTAGATGGTGACCATGAATCAATGACAGGTGACGATGTGATTAATCGGTTGGATATGGGAATGACTGCTTCTTTACGCTACTCTTCTATACGTCCAGACTTACCGAATATTTTAAAACAATTACATGATCAAGGTTTCACGAACTATGATCGATTATTAATGACAACAGATGGTTCACCACCGAGGTTTTTAAAAGATGGAATGATGAATCAACTCATTACACTAGCGGTAGAACAAGGTGTTCCTTTTGAAGAGGCTGTTGGGATGTGTACGTATAACGTTGCCCAACATTATCATATGGACGACGTCTTAGGAATCATTGCACCAGGTAGGCTTGCGAACTTGAATTTTTTATCTTCAAAAGAGGAACCACTACCGACAGATGTCCTTTCTAAAGGTGAGTGGGTGAGAAAAAATAATCAGCCGATGTTTCCGAATCACTCATTTGAATGGGGGGATTACGGATTTACCCCGTTAAAAATTAATTGGCAACTAACAGAAGATGACTTCCATTTTTCAACCCCTATTGGTCTAGAAATGGTCAACGATGTCATTATGAAGCCGTATCAAGTGACACAAGATTTAACACAGGAAAACTTAGATCCCAATAGGGACGAATGCTTCTTTATGTTAATTGACCGTCATGGGAAATGGACAGTTTCTACAGTGATAAAAGGGTTTGTAGACGACATTTATGGTTTTGGTAGCACTTATTCAAATAGTGGAGATATTATTTTGATTGGTAAGAGTAAAAGAGGAATTTTGGCTGCATTTAATGCGTTAAAAAAACAAAATGGAGGCATTGTACTGCTTGAAAAAGAAGGAGTGGTCAGTAACATTTCTCTTGATTTAAGCGGAGTCATGTCAACGAAAAACATGGAACAATTAATAGATGAAGAAACGCATCTTGTTAATGAACTAAAAAAACGAGGGTATAAATACACAGATCCTATATACACTTTATTATTTTTCTCAGCAACCCACTTACCATATGTGCGAATTACACAAAAAGGAATTTTTGATGTGAAAAAGAAAAAGGTACTTTTTCCCTCAATTATGCGTTAA
- a CDS encoding DUF3048 domain-containing protein produces the protein MKRLPYTMMVIMLVFLIGLAACSADEEATNEQDEVEETEDEPTEEESEPAVEEEQEVEQEPEYENTYPLTGIGTNEEVGHRAFGVMIENSLSARPQTGLNQADVVYEVLSEGTITRLLAFYHSEQPDRIGPVRSARDYYIYLNNGYDAMYVSAGGSPQAFELFQQGAVAFISGLNYDGVYFSRSSDRRAPHNMYTTYDDLVAASEHYGYDTERMPPELPFAEDVDRANDEFVTKVEINYGSSTNNVQYEYDEEEMVYIRSVGGTLVNDQETDEPVAPKNLFIVEADHRVIDDVGRRHVDIESGGKAYLIQEGMLHEVEWQNEDGVILPYKDGDPMTLLPGQTFINIVPSNNGGIEGRVTMNEGEQS, from the coding sequence ATGAAGCGGTTACCGTATACAATGATGGTGATCATGCTCGTTTTTCTTATTGGTCTTGCAGCTTGTTCGGCAGATGAAGAAGCGACAAATGAACAAGATGAAGTAGAAGAAACGGAGGATGAACCCACTGAAGAAGAGTCTGAACCAGCAGTGGAAGAAGAGCAGGAGGTAGAACAAGAACCTGAGTACGAAAATACGTATCCATTGACTGGAATCGGGACAAATGAAGAAGTTGGTCACCGTGCGTTTGGCGTTATGATTGAAAATTCGCTTTCGGCACGTCCGCAAACAGGCTTGAATCAAGCTGATGTGGTTTACGAAGTCCTCTCAGAAGGAACAATTACAAGACTACTTGCTTTTTACCATAGTGAACAACCAGATCGTATTGGTCCGGTTAGGAGTGCGCGTGACTATTATATTTACTTAAATAATGGCTATGATGCGATGTATGTATCCGCTGGAGGAAGCCCTCAAGCATTTGAATTGTTTCAGCAAGGTGCTGTTGCTTTTATAAGTGGTCTTAATTATGATGGTGTATACTTTTCTAGGTCGTCTGACCGAAGAGCTCCACATAATATGTACACAACATATGACGATTTAGTTGCAGCGTCTGAACATTATGGTTACGATACAGAGAGAATGCCCCCAGAGCTTCCTTTTGCTGAAGATGTAGATCGAGCAAATGACGAATTCGTCACAAAGGTTGAAATTAACTACGGAAGTTCGACGAATAATGTTCAATATGAATATGATGAAGAAGAAATGGTTTATATCCGTTCGGTCGGCGGTACGTTAGTGAACGATCAAGAAACAGACGAACCTGTGGCACCGAAAAACTTGTTTATCGTTGAAGCAGACCACCGTGTCATTGATGATGTTGGAAGGCGTCATGTTGATATTGAATCAGGTGGAAAGGCTTACTTAATTCAAGAAGGAATGCTCCATGAAGTCGAATGGCAAAATGAAGATGGTGTCATTCTCCCTTATAAAGATGGAGACCCTATGACACTATTACCAGGACAAACATTTATTAATATCGTGCCATCTAATAATGGAGGCATTGAGGGGCGTGTGACAATGAATGAAGGAGAACAATCTTAA
- a CDS encoding YerC/YecD family TrpR-related protein, with protein sequence MQIDKLRGKELDQLFEAMLSLKDKEECYQFFDDLCTMNEIQSLAQRLEVARMLMGGYTYQRIEKDTGASTATISRVKRCINYGNDGYQMTLDRVHNEQK encoded by the coding sequence ATGCAAATTGATAAGTTGCGTGGAAAAGAACTAGATCAACTCTTTGAAGCGATGCTGAGCTTAAAGGACAAAGAAGAATGTTACCAATTTTTTGATGACCTATGTACAATGAATGAGATTCAATCTCTCGCTCAACGTCTAGAAGTAGCTCGTATGCTTATGGGCGGTTATACATATCAGCGTATTGAAAAAGACACGGGGGCAAGTACTGCAACAATCTCCCGCGTAAAACGTTGTATCAACTACGGTAATGACGGTTATCAAATGACACTTGATCGAGTGCATAATGAGCAAAAATAA
- a CDS encoding nuclease-related domain-containing protein, with translation MIIKPRTYPLELRRLEALLARLPETHPQWNKINDEFSRRSAGFKGERLSDYFLQPLQASKEHLILSDLRLHLKGVYFQMDTLILTRKFILVLEIKNIIGQLIFDHAFQQLIRSNGEKKDIFPCPINQVENNVWQLGQFLIGKNFDRKLPVYGLVVITNQGAEIMNEQLDNKVRDTVVRGRNLLRRITSLEKRCSEEKISMKELNKISNVLKRAHSPWLPDYESPLVPVDDIIPGIRCLECGSLPIDRAYSCWYCENCKAKTKHSYKETLVDYALLISPTIKTREYMNFSLLHSMDVAYRHLNHLRLPTHGAKKNREYDLIKFVLKRMKEYRLK, from the coding sequence TTGATTATTAAACCTCGCACGTATCCTCTAGAGCTCAGGCGCCTCGAAGCCCTGTTGGCAAGGCTCCCCGAAACCCACCCTCAATGGAACAAAATCAACGATGAGTTTTCAAGAAGGTCAGCTGGTTTTAAAGGAGAACGATTGTCCGACTACTTTTTACAACCTCTCCAAGCTTCAAAGGAGCATCTTATTTTATCTGACTTACGCCTCCACCTAAAAGGTGTTTACTTTCAAATGGATACGCTTATACTCACCCGAAAATTTATTCTTGTTTTAGAAATAAAAAACATAATAGGACAATTAATTTTTGATCATGCTTTTCAGCAGCTAATAAGATCAAACGGTGAAAAAAAGGATATTTTTCCTTGCCCAATAAATCAAGTCGAAAACAACGTATGGCAACTGGGGCAATTTTTAATAGGAAAAAATTTTGATAGGAAGTTACCGGTCTATGGCCTAGTTGTTATTACGAATCAAGGCGCTGAAATTATGAATGAACAATTAGATAATAAAGTAAGAGACACTGTTGTTAGAGGAAGAAATCTATTACGCAGAATCACCTCCTTAGAAAAGAGATGTAGCGAAGAGAAAATATCCATGAAAGAGTTAAATAAAATTAGTAATGTTTTAAAGAGAGCACACTCACCGTGGTTACCTGACTATGAATCCCCTCTTGTACCTGTAGATGACATTATTCCAGGAATTCGATGTTTGGAATGTGGTTCCCTCCCAATTGACCGCGCATATAGTTGTTGGTATTGCGAAAATTGTAAAGCTAAAACAAAACACTCCTATAAAGAAACATTGGTTGACTACGCTTTATTAATCTCCCCAACGATTAAAACAAGAGAATACATGAACTTCTCATTACTTCATTCAATGGATGTCGCCTATAGGCATCTAAATCACCTAAGGCTCCCTACACATGGGGCAAAGAAAAATAGAGAGTATGATCTGATAAAATTTGTTTTAAAGCGAATGAAAGAGTATAGATTAAAATGA
- a CDS encoding heptaprenylglyceryl phosphate synthase: MLEYKEWKHVFKLDPNKQISDEALEQICESGTDAVIVGGSDGVTEENTLDLLMRVRRFSLACALEVSNMHSIVPGFDYYLIPSVLNTRHVTWLNGLHHRALKEFGEIMNWEEVLSEGYCVLNPDSKVAQLTDAQTELDENDVVAYARMTDKLFNMPIFYLEYSGTYGDPTIVSKVSDVLETTQLIYGGGIDSEEKAKEMAQYASTIVVGDIIYDDLKAALKTVKAIRK, from the coding sequence ATGCTTGAATATAAAGAATGGAAACATGTATTTAAACTAGATCCGAACAAACAGATTTCCGATGAAGCGTTGGAGCAAATATGTGAATCAGGAACAGATGCGGTCATTGTCGGTGGCAGTGATGGAGTAACAGAAGAAAATACGTTAGATCTCCTTATGCGAGTTCGCAGGTTCTCCCTTGCATGTGCACTTGAAGTATCCAATATGCACTCGATTGTACCTGGATTTGATTATTACTTAATTCCTTCTGTGTTAAACACACGCCATGTAACATGGCTCAACGGTCTTCATCACCGAGCATTAAAGGAATTCGGTGAGATTATGAATTGGGAGGAAGTCCTCTCAGAAGGGTATTGCGTGTTAAATCCCGATTCCAAAGTTGCGCAACTGACAGATGCACAAACCGAGCTTGACGAAAATGACGTGGTAGCCTATGCACGAATGACAGACAAGTTATTTAACATGCCGATCTTTTATTTAGAATATAGCGGTACTTACGGAGACCCGACAATCGTTTCAAAAGTTTCCGACGTGCTTGAGACCACACAATTGATTTACGGCGGTGGCATAGACAGTGAGGAAAAAGCCAAAGAAATGGCGCAATATGCAAGTACAATTGTCGTAGGTGATATCATTTATGATGACTTAAAAGCAGCACTTAAAACGGTGAAAGCTATACGGAAGTAA
- the pcrA gene encoding DNA helicase PcrA, with the protein MERMKEQLLEGLNPEQKEAVKHGDGPLLIMAGAGSGKTRVLTHRMAYLIAENGVPHWSILAITFTNKAAREMKERVAKIAGGQAEEMWISTFHSMCVRILRRDIDRIGVNRNFTILDGSDQQTVIKRLMKELNIDVKKFEPRSILGSISSAKNELKTPKDLEKTASGPYEETVHKVYEAYAKELKKNQALDFDDLIMTTIRLFNQVPEVLEYYQRRFRYIMVDEYQDTNHAQYKLVKMIAESHENICVVGDSDQSIYRWRGADIKNILSFEKDYPNATTIMLEQNYRSTKRILQAANVVIENNMNRKPKKLWTDNDEGEKISYYEADSEHDEAQFVIGKIKELTEQQQVSPADIAVLYRTNAQSRVIEEMFVKSNIPYTIVGGTKFYDRKEIKDLLAYLRLVANPDDDISFRRIINVPRRGIGNTTVDKISAYAATHDLSFYQALQEVDQIGLSARFHKTLREFSDQLRNWVQMQDYLSVTELVEELLEKTGYREMLKNEKSLEAEARLENINEFLSVTKEFEKSNDDKSLIAFLTDLALIADIDKVDDENEEEQEKALLMTLHSAKGLEFPYVFLIGLEEGVFPHSRSLMEEAEMEEERRLAYVGITRAEEQLYLTRARMRTLYGRTNMNPASRFLSEIPEDLLDSLKEEKSEATPPWMKTSRSAGSGLGSPQSARPTPSQPSSTRTTQRKATTKTGGDSFEWSVGDKASHKKWGVGTVVSMKGDGENVELDIAFPQVGIKRLFAKFAPITKV; encoded by the coding sequence ATGGAACGCATGAAAGAGCAGTTGTTAGAAGGGTTAAACCCTGAACAAAAAGAAGCGGTAAAGCACGGTGACGGACCGCTACTCATTATGGCTGGTGCAGGAAGTGGGAAAACGAGAGTATTAACGCACCGCATGGCGTACTTAATTGCTGAAAATGGAGTACCGCATTGGTCAATCTTAGCGATTACCTTTACGAATAAAGCGGCACGTGAAATGAAAGAACGTGTGGCAAAAATTGCAGGTGGACAAGCAGAGGAAATGTGGATTTCAACTTTCCACTCGATGTGTGTACGTATTCTTCGCCGAGACATTGACAGAATAGGGGTCAATCGTAACTTTACGATTTTAGATGGATCAGACCAGCAAACGGTTATAAAACGACTCATGAAAGAGTTAAACATTGATGTGAAAAAGTTTGAGCCTCGTTCGATTTTAGGTTCGATTAGCTCAGCAAAAAACGAATTAAAAACGCCGAAAGACCTTGAAAAAACAGCTTCTGGACCTTACGAAGAAACCGTACACAAAGTGTATGAAGCTTATGCAAAAGAGTTAAAGAAAAATCAAGCGCTTGATTTCGATGACTTGATTATGACGACGATTAGACTTTTTAATCAAGTACCAGAAGTTTTGGAATACTATCAGCGTAGGTTTCGTTATATCATGGTTGATGAGTATCAAGATACAAACCATGCACAATATAAGTTAGTGAAGATGATTGCAGAAAGTCATGAAAATATTTGTGTAGTTGGTGACTCTGACCAGTCCATCTATCGTTGGCGTGGTGCTGATATTAAAAACATCTTATCGTTTGAAAAAGACTATCCAAATGCTACGACAATCATGCTAGAGCAAAACTATCGTTCGACGAAACGCATTTTACAAGCGGCGAACGTAGTGATTGAAAACAATATGAATCGTAAACCGAAAAAACTTTGGACTGATAACGATGAAGGCGAAAAAATATCTTATTATGAAGCAGATAGTGAGCATGATGAAGCGCAGTTTGTCATCGGAAAAATAAAGGAGTTAACTGAACAACAACAAGTTTCTCCTGCTGATATTGCCGTTTTATACCGTACAAACGCTCAATCGCGTGTGATTGAGGAAATGTTTGTGAAATCGAACATTCCTTACACGATCGTTGGCGGAACAAAGTTCTACGACAGAAAAGAAATTAAAGATTTACTAGCTTACTTACGCTTAGTGGCAAATCCAGACGATGATATTAGCTTCCGCAGGATTATCAATGTACCACGGCGTGGGATAGGTAACACAACAGTCGATAAAATTAGTGCTTACGCGGCAACTCATGACTTATCGTTTTACCAAGCATTACAAGAAGTCGATCAAATTGGTTTAAGTGCTCGTTTCCATAAAACGTTACGTGAATTTAGCGATCAACTAAGAAACTGGGTACAAATGCAAGACTATTTATCGGTCACAGAACTAGTGGAAGAACTGCTAGAAAAAACGGGATACCGCGAGATGCTTAAAAATGAAAAATCTTTAGAAGCTGAAGCCCGTTTAGAGAACATTAACGAGTTTTTATCTGTTACGAAAGAGTTTGAGAAAAGCAATGATGACAAGTCTCTTATCGCATTTTTAACCGATTTAGCATTAATTGCGGATATTGATAAAGTTGATGATGAAAATGAAGAAGAGCAAGAGAAGGCTTTGCTTATGACATTACACTCGGCGAAAGGTCTTGAGTTCCCTTATGTCTTCCTCATCGGTCTTGAGGAAGGGGTATTCCCACATAGCCGGTCGTTAATGGAGGAAGCAGAAATGGAAGAGGAGCGTCGCCTTGCTTACGTAGGGATCACTCGTGCCGAAGAACAGCTCTACTTAACGCGTGCAAGGATGCGTACACTCTACGGTAGAACAAATATGAATCCTGCGTCACGCTTTTTAAGTGAAATTCCTGAGGACTTATTAGATTCATTAAAAGAAGAAAAAAGTGAAGCGACACCGCCGTGGATGAAAACGTCAAGGTCAGCAGGATCAGGATTAGGTTCACCCCAAAGTGCAAGACCAACCCCTTCACAACCTTCTTCGACACGTACAACGCAACGTAAGGCGACGACGAAAACAGGTGGAGATTCTTTTGAATGGAGTGTTGGTGACAAAGCTTCCCATAAAAAATGGGGTGTTGGAACAGTTGTCAGCATGAAAGGTGATGGGGAAAATGTGGAATTAGATATTGCATTTCCTCAAGTTGGGATAAAACGACTATTTGCGAAGTTTGCACCAATTACGAAAGTGTAA
- the ligA gene encoding NAD-dependent DNA ligase LigA codes for MSEQDVKIEIDRLTDLLNEYAYHYYVLDQPKVSDAEYDQLLRDLMGLEQDHPALKREDSPSERVGGEPLDHFKKVQHDIPMLSLSNAFNEEELRDFDRRAQQGLGHTPTYSCELKIDGLAVTLKYENGRFVQGATRGDGTTGEDITSNLKTIASIPLRLKEDVTIEVRGEAFMPKRSFDRLNEAKEKNGEQLFANPRNAAAGSLRQLDPKIAAKRNLDIFIYSIGQVQDKEIDSHHEALQYVESLGFKTNDQHKHCETIEEVITYCEGWLDKRADLPYEIDGIVIKVDSLKDQEKLGFTAKSPRWATAFKFPAEEVVTTLQDIELSIGRTGVVTPTAILDPVSVAGTTVQRASLHNEDLIREKDLKLGDKVTIKKAGDIIPEVVNVLTEQRTGSEKDFHMPTECPECESELVRLEGEVALRCVNPKCPAQIREGLIHFVSRNAMNIDGLGERVITQLFSHQLVTDVADLYKLKREELLQLERMGEKSVDNLLTAIEASKENSLEKLLFGLGIRFVGSKAAKTLAQHFETVDKLKEATRAQLEDIDEIGEKMADAVVTYFEKPQVDELIDELKELGVNTTYKGPKPISQEENDSYFSGKTIVLTGTMEELNRNDAKAEIEALGGKVTGSVSAKTDLLIAGEKAGSKLKKAEELQIEIWDEARLIEELKR; via the coding sequence ATGTCCGAGCAAGATGTGAAAATTGAAATTGACCGTTTAACAGATTTACTAAATGAATATGCCTATCATTATTATGTGTTAGATCAGCCGAAAGTGTCGGATGCAGAATATGATCAATTGCTACGCGATTTAATGGGACTTGAACAAGACCACCCAGCGTTAAAGCGAGAAGACTCACCGAGTGAACGTGTCGGTGGCGAACCGTTAGATCATTTTAAAAAAGTCCAGCATGATATTCCGATGCTTAGTTTATCGAATGCCTTTAATGAAGAAGAGTTACGTGATTTTGACCGCCGAGCACAGCAAGGGCTGGGGCATACACCAACATATAGCTGTGAACTGAAGATTGATGGTCTTGCAGTGACCTTGAAATATGAAAACGGGCGTTTCGTTCAAGGAGCAACACGTGGTGACGGAACGACGGGAGAAGATATTACGAGTAATTTAAAGACGATTGCCTCGATTCCGCTCAGGTTAAAGGAAGACGTAACGATTGAAGTGCGTGGAGAAGCGTTTATGCCGAAACGTTCATTTGATCGTTTAAATGAAGCAAAGGAAAAAAACGGAGAGCAATTATTTGCTAATCCTCGAAATGCTGCAGCTGGTTCTTTACGTCAACTCGATCCAAAAATTGCAGCGAAGAGAAATTTAGATATTTTTATCTATTCAATTGGACAAGTGCAAGACAAAGAAATCGACTCGCACCATGAAGCATTGCAATACGTCGAGTCTCTAGGCTTTAAAACAAATGACCAGCATAAGCATTGTGAAACGATTGAAGAAGTGATCACTTACTGCGAAGGCTGGCTAGATAAAAGAGCAGACTTGCCGTATGAAATTGATGGGATTGTCATTAAGGTAGATTCGCTTAAGGATCAAGAAAAATTAGGGTTTACAGCGAAGAGCCCGAGGTGGGCAACTGCATTCAAGTTTCCTGCAGAAGAAGTGGTGACAACTCTTCAAGATATTGAATTAAGCATCGGAAGAACGGGGGTTGTCACACCAACAGCGATATTAGATCCGGTGTCAGTAGCTGGAACGACCGTACAACGTGCATCACTTCATAACGAAGACCTCATTCGTGAAAAAGATTTGAAGCTCGGTGACAAGGTGACGATTAAGAAAGCGGGGGACATTATTCCTGAAGTTGTTAATGTTTTAACAGAACAGCGTACAGGTAGTGAAAAAGATTTTCACATGCCAACAGAATGTCCGGAGTGCGAAAGTGAACTGGTCCGACTCGAAGGAGAAGTTGCCCTTCGTTGTGTGAATCCAAAATGTCCGGCACAAATTCGTGAAGGACTTATTCATTTTGTTTCCCGAAATGCGATGAATATTGATGGACTTGGTGAGCGTGTCATTACACAATTGTTCTCTCATCAGTTGGTTACAGATGTTGCAGACCTTTACAAACTGAAGCGCGAAGAATTGTTACAGTTAGAACGAATGGGAGAAAAATCAGTCGATAATTTATTAACGGCGATTGAGGCAAGCAAAGAAAATTCGTTGGAAAAACTTTTATTTGGTCTCGGTATTCGGTTCGTTGGTTCAAAAGCGGCAAAAACATTAGCCCAGCACTTCGAAACCGTTGATAAACTGAAAGAAGCGACGCGTGCACAGTTGGAAGACATCGATGAAATCGGGGAAAAAATGGCGGATGCAGTTGTTACTTATTTTGAAAAGCCTCAAGTAGATGAATTGATTGATGAGCTAAAAGAACTAGGTGTCAATACAACATATAAAGGGCCAAAACCGATTTCACAAGAAGAGAATGATTCTTACTTCTCTGGCAAGACAATTGTTTTAACTGGTACGATGGAAGAGTTAAATCGTAACGACGCAAAAGCTGAAATTGAAGCTCTTGGTGGCAAAGTAACAGGAAGTGTCAGTGCGAAAACAGATCTTCTTATAGCTGGGGAAAAAGCAGGTTCTAAATTGAAAAAAGCAGAAGAATTGCAGATTGAAATTTGGGATGAAGCACGGTTAATCGAAGAACTAAAAAGATAA
- a CDS encoding CamS family sex pheromone protein, which yields MRKQISLLSVSFLLILSGCIPALERGEEDVIVVEETDEGEEQQYVITPTIDTPEQFYRNVLVDGKYHRSHTRGNVAHAMNNRIDINQFEVGLLEIAMGQYDSSQYYFQEGQFLDSGTINSWLRRYDPTESRYENGLNPSLGYWQDIENNAEYETIQDVIEDESREDREHRMRYNPLVLSHVMEHNYFYGNEEDGLHLGGVVLGIGLRSVYYFHTDDEDGGRYFHEQPLDHPDIDIDPIEYGKEAAQVMIERLREEEGLEEEPITIALYQEERSGSIVPGSFISMTQVGEGETTIQNWEPIDEQFFFFPSRAANDSLPNQASAFSQFKSDVEGFYDRTIGVVGKGRYKNESLEEMKIEINLQTSRKPEIIALTQFVSGRLSNTFSDQAPVYVYIESVSGPESLIVKYPEEEPYVHIYK from the coding sequence ATGAGAAAACAAATCAGCTTGTTAAGTGTCTCGTTTTTGCTGATTTTATCCGGATGTATTCCTGCGTTGGAGCGGGGAGAGGAAGATGTAATCGTCGTTGAAGAAACGGACGAGGGAGAAGAGCAACAATATGTCATCACACCAACGATTGATACACCTGAGCAGTTTTATCGTAACGTATTAGTCGATGGAAAATATCATCGTAGTCATACGCGAGGAAATGTAGCGCACGCGATGAATAATCGTATAGACATAAATCAATTTGAAGTAGGGTTATTGGAAATTGCGATGGGGCAATACGATAGTAGTCAGTATTACTTTCAAGAAGGGCAATTTCTAGATTCAGGTACAATTAATAGTTGGTTGAGAAGGTACGATCCAACTGAATCCCGTTATGAAAATGGATTAAATCCTTCACTTGGATATTGGCAAGATATCGAAAATAATGCTGAATATGAAACGATTCAGGATGTAATAGAGGATGAGTCACGAGAAGATCGAGAACATCGAATGCGGTATAACCCGCTAGTACTTTCTCATGTTATGGAGCATAATTACTTTTACGGAAATGAAGAAGACGGTTTACACTTAGGAGGAGTCGTTCTAGGAATTGGCCTTCGATCTGTTTATTATTTTCACACTGATGATGAAGATGGTGGTAGGTATTTTCATGAACAACCCCTCGACCATCCAGATATCGATATTGACCCTATAGAGTATGGAAAAGAAGCAGCCCAAGTGATGATTGAGCGGTTAAGAGAAGAGGAAGGTTTGGAAGAGGAACCAATTACAATTGCTCTTTATCAAGAGGAACGTAGCGGGTCCATTGTCCCTGGGTCATTCATTTCAATGACGCAAGTAGGAGAAGGAGAAACAACCATTCAAAATTGGGAGCCAATTGACGAACAGTTTTTCTTCTTTCCATCTAGAGCAGCTAATGACTCATTACCTAATCAAGCCAGTGCCTTTTCACAATTTAAGTCGGATGTTGAAGGATTTTACGATCGAACGATCGGGGTTGTTGGAAAAGGACGCTATAAAAATGAATCACTTGAGGAAATGAAGATCGAGATTAACCTTCAAACATCAAGAAAGCCGGAGATCATTGCGCTTACTCAATTTGTGAGCGGGCGGTTATCCAATACTTTTTCAGACCAGGCTCCCGTCTATGTGTATATCGAATCGGTTAGCGGTCCGGAAAGTCTAATTGTCAAATATCCAGAAGAAGAACCATATGTCCATATATATAAATAA